AAAATCGTCGTGCTGTGGATTTAACCCGAAATAACGAAAGTTTAAAATTATATGTAGATTCAAATGAGATCGTCTTAAATGGTGGAGCACTTACCCTATACCATCTTCCTGTAGTAAAGGAAGATCGGGTATACGTAGGAATCGATTTATTCTCCAATTACTTAGAGAATATTGTGGCTTTCAGCAATGGCTATACCAAAATATCCATCGATGAGAAAAGACCATCTACGGAGGGGATCTTTACAGAGTCTAAAGATGAAGCCCTTAAAAATAAACTAAAGCATTTTATGAAAATATATACAGAGAATCAAAATTTCCAAGGCAGTGTATTGGTGGCAAGGGGAAATGAGATTTTATTAAATGATGGCTACGGATATAGTAATGAAGTTCTTGGGATAAGAAATAACAATCAAACTAAATTTGCAATTGGATCTATCACGAAGCAATTTGTAGGTGCTGGAATCGTTCAACTAGAAGAGAAGGGTCTCTTAAATTTTGATGATAAGGTCAGCCAATATGTAGCAGGATTAAAGCATGGTGATAAAATTACAATTCATCATTTATTGACCCATACATCCGGTCTTGTCAATGCTACAGAATTGTTAGAATTCTATGAGCTCACAGAATCTACACCAATGGAAATCGTAAATCTAGTGAAGGATATGGACTTAATTTTCAATCCGGGTGAGCGATTTGCATACAATAATACGAACTATATTTTATTGGGAATGATTTTAGAAAAAGTATCGGGAGAGACCATGGAAGATTATTTCCACCATCATTTCTTTGAACCAGCTGGAATGAAAAATACGGGTGTTTCTTATGGAAAGCGTCCAGGCTTTAATATTGCTACGCCTTATCAAGGGTATGTAGAAACTTATGAGGTTGATGACCAACCCCTCTTAGAAAATGCTTATGGCGCAGGAAACGTATATTCTACGGTAGAGGATATATATCGATGGAATGAAGCTTTAGAAGGAGAAACAGTTCTATCCAAGGCAGCGAAAGAGAAATTGTTTAAAGGCCATGCGGAAATGGGTGGACTACAATATGCTTACGGCTGGATGGTGGGGGAAGACCAAGGGGGACAGTTCTATCAACATGATGGATCAACTTTAGGGTTTTCAGCACTTTCTCGCAAGCATGTAGACAAGGATACCACCATCGTTATATTAGCCAATAGAAGGCTACAGAAGGTGTATGAAATTGCAGCAGCCTTAGAGGTTATTTTAAATGGGGGAAATATAGAAGACAACCAAATTCCTAAACTGCCAGAAGCAATAGAGATGAACCCGAAGGAATATGAAAGATATATAGGGCGATACAATGTGTTGAATCCACTGAACATGGACAACATGGTAATGGATGTATTTGTAGAAGAAGATCAGCTTTTCCTGCAAGTGGATGAACAAGAGATCGTAGAGATATTCTCAAAAGGAAATCATCAATTTTTCACTAAAATCATGGATGCACATATGATCTTTGAATTGGGTGAGGACGGCATCGCCCATAAAATTGTGTTTACCCAAATGGGAATGGATTTTAAAGGATATAAAGAAGGATATGAAAAAGAAGAAGTTGTCATAGAAGAAGAAATATTAAAGAACTATGTAGGTGTTTATGAACTAGAAGAAGGATTTGATCTAAAGATTACTTTAGAAAATGGAATCCTGTATTTAACACCAACAGGGCAAGGAACCATGGAACTGAGTCCAATTTCTCAGACGAAGTTTGAGCTCATGGTAGTGGATGCCAGTATGGATTTTATTGTTGAAGAGAATGGTGCAGTAAATAGCTTATACTATCAACAAGGGGCCTATGAAAAAGTAGCTCATAGAAAATAAAAAAGGATTCTTAGGTTCAATATTCCACTTCAAAGTATTACCTAAATATCTAAGATTGCCAAATAATTTGATATGGAGGCGTGATATTGTGAGAAAGAAGCATATTATTTTAGGGATGATTCTAATAATTTATAGCACTTTGTTTTTTATAGGCTGTAGTGGAAAAGAAAATAAGGAATTGAGCTATGAAATCATTTCCTTTGAAAATGCACCGAAGGAAGTTCAAGAAAGAATGAGATGGCATGAAGAGCGTAACCCAAAGCATTATTCAAATGAAGGTTACAACGCTAGTGGAGGATTTGACTTAGGAAAAGAAAGATATGTGTATTTTATAGTGAATGAAGGCAGTCTACCTAAAATTTTAGAAGTTGTTCCAGACGAAGCTTACGGCAGAGGAATCATAATCAAACATACCAGTGAAAATAAAGACAACGCAAAATTTCCCGATACCTCAGTTATAGTAAAACTCAATGAATATTATGGAGAGATTGCTAATGTTTTTATAAGTCACCCATAGAGTATACAGAGACGATCTATAGGTCATTTGTTTTTTGTAAACAATAAAATTTAAAAAGAAAGGATATATTGTGTGTCTATGATATATCCTTTTTACATTCCTGGATAATTTTAAAAACGAGCCCCTGTTTCCTCAAAGTAGTCCGGTATATTAAGCAATCACTGGTCGTAAAAAATGTAGCAGACAGTAGGGGGTATCAATAAATAAACAGACCTACAGCACCAGTCAACCCTATAATTAGCATGGGATTTAATTTATATTTCCTCAATAAAAACATGGATAGTGTGAACATAATGATTGCGGCAATGTTGACGCTGGTTCCTTTAGAATCTAAGGAATCACTACCAATAAAGGCAATTAGAATAATGGTCGATGCAGCAGAGGCAATCAACCCGACAGAGCTGGAGCGTAGCCCCTTTAATACATTGGAAATACTATGGATATTTTTATATTTGTGAAAGAATTTGTATAAGAGTATAGAAATAATAAATCCTGCTAGAATACTTCCTAAGGTGGCCGCAACTGCCCCAGAGATACCAGCCAGTCGTATTCCTACAAAAGAAGCAGTATTCACAACCAAAGGTCCTGGTGTCATTTGGGAGATTGTGATAATATCCGTATATTCTTGGAGGGTCAGCCAATTGTAAGAATTCACCACTTGCTCTTGGATGAGGGGAATGATAGCGTATCCGCCACCAATACTGAATGAACCGATCTGTAAAAAAGCGATAAATAATGTAAGTATATTTTTAGTCATTGAGCGTCGTTCCTCCTTTCCTTGTCATATAAGTTTGCACAAAACATAAAAAAGAGCAGGAAAGAATAATAAATAGGACATGAACCTTAAAGAAGAAACTGGCTATAAATGCAGTAGGAGCCATGAATGTAAATAACCAATTTTTTTCTTTTAAAATTCCTTGAACCATATCCACTACCAAGTCCACAATAGTAGCAGCGACACCTGCTTCCATCCCCTTTAATATTGCAGAAATAATCCGATTGTCCCGGAAAGATTTATAGAAAAAAGATATGACCGATAATATTAGTAAAGGTGGCAAGATTGTCCCAAGACAGCTAATAACGGCACCTGTAATTCCAGCAATACGATACCCTATCAATACAGCAATATTCACTGCAATAGCACCCGGTGTTGATTGGGCGATGGCAGCCATGTCTAACAATTCTTTCTCACTAAAGAGCTCCAAATCAGTGACGAAATACTTACGCATCATGGGGATCACAACATATCCACCTCCGAAAGTAAAAGCGCTGATAGAAAATGTGATTTTGAAAAGCGAGCCATATCGTTTAAACTTTTTTATATTCATAGGAAAATACCTCCATAACTTTAAATGCCAACACGATTAGTATACACCTTGATTCAAGATAGGTATAATAGTATAATTTTATGAAATATATAACCAAATGGTTATTAAAAAGGAGCTCCATATGAAAATTAGACATTTACGTATTTTTAAAGTTGTATGCGAAGAAGAGAGTATTACGAAAGCAGCAGAAAAGCTATTTATGACACAACCGGCAGTGTCGAATGCCATCAGTGAATTAGAAGATCATTTAAAAGTATGTCTGTTTGATCGAATTTCAAGAAGAATCTATTTAAATGAAACCGGTAAATTGTTTCTAAAAAAGGTAATAACGCTACTGGAGTTATACGAAGATTTAGAGAAAAATGTAAAGGAATTGGAAGAGAATGCAACGATTCGAATTGGCTCAAGCATAACAATTGCAAATTTTATTTTGCCAAAATCCATCGTAGAATTTGAAACAATGTATAAAAATACGCCAACAAAAGTTATCGTTGGAAACGCTGGAAAAATCGAAGAGATGCTAGAACATAATGAAATTGACTTAGCCTTAATCGAGGGTGTTATTTATAATGAGGAGTTGATAAAAATTCCATTTTCCTCCTATCCATTGGTAATGATATGCTCGCCAAAGCACAAATTTGCCCAGCAAGGACCCATAGATATCAATCAGGTGATACAAGAAAGATTGCTACTTCGGGAAAAAGGAAGCGCAATTCGGGATGTTTTTGATAGTGCTTTACTTCTTCATAATATAAGTGTCAATCCAAACTGGACGAGTACCAATTCACAAGCACTAATTCAAGCAGTAAAACAAAATTTAGGAATCAGTGTATTGCCTAAAATTTTAGTAGCGGAAGAAATTGCTAGCGGTCAATTAGTAGAGATCAAAGTAAAAGATTTTGAGTTAGTGAACATGAACCATATAGTATTTCATAAGGATAAATTTCAAACAACGAGCTTTAAAGCCTTGGTTGAAATAATCAAAAATAAATAAGTTCAAGGATAATAAACTCTATAAAAATAGCTGACGAAGAAAATTCTCCGCCAGCTATTTCTGAAATTATTTTGAATCAACCTTATTTTAGCATAGAATTGAGGAACCAAATATTTTTGCTAAAGTAAGCAACGTATCCTTCGAAGACTGCAACTGTTTCAAAGTCGTTTTCTTCATCAGCCATATTTCTGATTTCCAATGCTAATTCTTTCATGGATACCATATCGTTTTTCACCACTTCTAAAGATTCCTTAATTGAAAAGTCTTTTGCCTTGACCTCTTCTACGGTTGCATTGTCTAGATATTCGGCCATCGTAGAAAGTGGGGTTGCATTTTTCATCTTTAACAGCTCTGCAACTTCGTCTAAATCTTCGAAAAATTTGTTATAAACTTCTTCCGTAAAGTTGTGAATCTGCATAAATTGGTTTCCTACAACGTTCCAGTGAATATTGTGGAACTTTACGTTTAGTACAGCTAAGTTTGATAAATACCGCTGTAATAAATCTAAGTGTTTCATAAAATCCCTCCTTAGAATTTTTATAGTTTCTTTATATTGTGCTCTGTTTACTTATATTATATGATACAATAAAGATAACAAAAAGGGACAAAATTGTTCGTAGAGGTGATAAAATGAAAAATAAAGTGTCCAGTGGATTTGAAATTGTACAGGATTTAATTAAGCTGAGATGGGTTCCTGAAATATTAAAATCCATCGATCTTGGAAACCACCGATACAGTGATATTTTAAAAAGTATTCCGTATATGAGTCATACAGAATTAAATCGAAAATTATTTATATTGATGGATCGACAAGTGATTCATAAGCAAGTAGAAAATCAGGGCACCCAGTACATGCTACTTGATTTTGGTAAAGATTTAATTCATATATTTTACCATTTAGAGGAGCTAGAGGATAAATATGTACAGAATTTTTAGGACGATATAAAAAGATGAGATATAGTAATTGGAATTACAGGATTTTAGCAGATTACCTCCAGTAATATAAATGATATCTTAATGAAGGCTACGCAGAAAGAAGCAAAGGAAAGGATCCCAGAATTTCTGAAAATGAACAAATTTGGATGAGCAGAGCTTACCGTAGAAAAGAACGGTTTAATCCTATAGATTATTGGGATCATTATGGCAATATTGTACCGAAGCATGTATAATAAGAGGACGCAAGGCAGGCATGCATAGGGTGTCTAAAATTATAATGTGTTAGATCCTAAGATGATAGTAGAATATGAATCAGTACAAGAATAATATATTTTATAGGAGGATGTTTTCGTGAAGGATATTCTGGTGAGGAATAATGTAACAATATTGGGTGAGGGAAAGCAGACATTGGTTTTTGGTCATGGATTTGGCTGTTCTCAAAAAATATGGAAAGATATGGTGCCCTATTTTTTAAAGAACTTTCGGGTTGTTTTATTTGATTATGTAGGATCTGGTCAATCGGATTCTTTTGCATACGATAGAGAACGCTATCGTACCCTACATGGATATTCTCAGGATTTATCTGAAATTCTAGAGGTCTTAAATACGGATTCTATTATTTTCGTAGGGCATTCTGTCAGTTCCATGATTGGGCTTCTTACTTCTATTGCTAAACCAGAACTCTTTAAGGCCTTAATCATGATTGGACCGTCTGCAAGATATATGAATGACTTACCAGAATATTATGGTGGATTTAACGAAAGGGATATCCGTGCATTGCTTAAAATAATGGAGAGGAACTTTATTGGATGGGCCTCTGCCAATGCGGCAGATTTAATGAATGCACCAGAACAGCCGAACTTAGCCAAGAAGCTTGAAGAAACGTTTCACGCAGAAGATCCGATCATCATGAGAAACTTTGCTGAAGCAACATTTCTATCCGATCATAGAGTGGATTTAGCGAAGGTGACAGTGCCCTCCCTAATCATTCAGTGTTCAGAGGATAGTATTGTACCAATTGAAGCAGCTCATTATATAAATGAACGAATAAAAGATAGTGTATTAAAGGTTATGGAAGTAAAAGGTCATTACCCTCAATTGAGTCTTCCAAAGGAAACATCGATGGTAATACTGGATTATATAGAACGTATTTTAGTATAATTTGGATAAGAGGAATCGAATATGGATAATAGAATGGACTTTGCACCTTGTGGTTATATAAAATTAACGCCTCAGGGTATTATCAAAGAAGTGAACTATACGTTTTTAGCAATGACGGGTTACGGCCATGAAGATTTATTGGAAATGCATTTTGAGTCATTTTTGTCCCTTGCCAGCAAGATTATATTTCATTCCTTATTTTTTCCGCAAGTTTGTCTAAAGGGCGGAATCGATGAACTATACCTAACGATTAAAAATAAAAACAAGGAAGAAATGTCTGTGCTTTTAATTGGGAACATGGGTGAAAATAACAAAGGTGAAACCGTGGATTGCGTTATTGTAAGGGCTGATAAGCGTGACGATTATGAGGAAGAGCTGCAAGATATTAAGGAAAGATTAGAAGAAGCATATATTACTGAAAATAAACTTAGAAAGCTATTCGAAACAACACTATTCTCAATTAATGAAGGATTAATCGTAACGGACAACGAGGGTGCTATTACGATTATCAATGATTTAGCTGAAGCATATACTGGTTGGTCTAAAAAACTGGCACTAGGCAAAAAAATTGATCAGGTGTTAAATTGTATCAGTAGTACCAGTAAGGAAAAAAGATCCGATATTGTTCCGGAGCTTCTTAAAAGCGGTAAGAAAAAAGAAACCTTCGATCAGCTAATTTTAATTTCAAAAGATGGCACTGAGAAATATATTTCTGGAACAGTGGGCGCCATAGTGTCTATGGATGGTAAGACTTCAGGTGTTGTTTTTTCATTTAGAGATATCACTAAAGAATATCTTCAAGAGAAGGAAATTGATAGTTTTTTAAATATCAATATGGAAATGCTTTGCGTTATCGACCAAAATGGAAATTTTCACAAGATTAATAAAAAGTTTGAAAAGATTTTAGGGTATACTTCAGACGATATTATAGGGAAAAATTTTCTATCATTTGTTCATCCGGAAGATATTCTAGCAACTTCTGAGGAAATTCGAAATTCTTGCAATAGTGAGGAGATATCCGTTTTCACAAATCGCTATCAATGCAAAGATGGAGCCTACAAATGTATTGAATGGTACAGACAGTTCGTGGCTGGAAGATATACCTACTCTTCTGCAAGAGATGTAACGGAAAAAATGGAAAAAGAGGCTCAACTTTTAAACATTGCCGTTAGAGATGAACTCACAGGCCTCTATAATCGACATTTTCTAGTATCCTATTTAAAAAATGAAATAGAAAAGGCTGAAGCGGAAGATCAACCGATGACAATGGCAATTTTAGATTTGGATCAATTCAAACTTGTCAATGACACTTGGGGTCACCCCGTTGGTGATGAACAGTTGAAGCATACTGCAAAAACTATATTAAGGGTTATACGAAGTACAGATCTTTTAGTGCGCTATGGTGGAGAAGAACTGGTTATTATTATGGAAAAGACAAATATCGATGACGCAAAAATCGTTCTTGAAAAGATACGAATGGCTATTGAAAACAATCAATATCCTATTACAGGACGACAAACAGTTAGCATTGGTGCTGCAGAACGGGCTAAGTCAGAGCTCTTCGTAGATTGGTATAAGCGAGCAGACCAGGCTTTATACCATGCAAAAAATAGGGGTCGTAACCGTGTGATATGCAGTAACCAGTGAACCGTACGGATAAATTTAATTGTAAAGTAAATAAAAATTCTAAAATTGCGTAGATCTCTTCCTACGCAATTTTATTTTTTGTACAAAAATTAAGGTTTTTTTCAAAAAATGGAAATATGGAACTAAAATAACCGTATCTGCGTCTAATTAGATAAGTCAGGAAAAAAGGATGCAATAATTTAAGGAATAAGAGCAATAATTAAAGAAAGGAGTGTGTCTATAAAGTATTTTAAGAATGGGATTCAGTTCTTAAGAATATGTGCCTGATAAAAAATATATTAATTTAGTATAAATGGAGGAATTATAATGAAAAAGAAAATAATATCAATATGTATGTTAGTAGCAGTACTGATGGCATCTTTTGTGGGCTGCACCAAGACCGATGGTACCGGCGGCAGCAAGGATAAGCCAGCTTTAGAAGGCGATTTATCTGCAATCATAGAAAAAATCTATGAAAAAGAAAGTGTGGATTTACGTGTAGAAAATAAGGAAATTGACTTAAATGACGAGAATAGCCCTAAATATTACATGGGCCTTGAGGATGCTTCTAAAATAAAAGAAGCGGCAGTATCGGAAGCTATGATTGGCTCTCAGGCGTATTCTCTTGTACTTGCTCGTGTCAAAAATGCAACTGATGCAGAAGCGGTCGCAAAAAGCATGTTAGAAGGTATAGATCAGCGTAAGTGGATCTGTGTTGAAGCTGATGATCTTCAAATCGTTACCTACAACGATGTTGTATTACTTGTAATGGTTGAATCAGCTATGGAGGATGTTGTAACTTCTCAAAAACTTGTGGATGCTTTTAGAGAAATTGTGGGAGCGGACTTTGATCTTAAATTATCTAAATAATGGATGGAAGATCAGCACAGAAAAAAATAGGGAATCATAAAGAAAATAGCGGGTGACCACGGGGTGAGAGGATGGTATTTTCAAGTATAACATTTTTATATTATTTTTTACCAATCGTGATTGTGATCTATTCCATCAGTCCAAGAAGGTATAAAAACGGCATATTGCTGGTTGCTTCTCTTATTTTCTATGGATGGGGAGAACCAAAGTATATCTTGTTTATGGGAATTTCTATACTGGTGAATTATATTTTAGGTTTATTGATAGAGAAATACTCAGATTCTTTGTGGGGGAAAATATACCTCATCACTTCTGTAGTATTTTCTCTAGGAATGCTTGGCTATTTTAAATATGCAGACTTTTTTATTGAAAATATCAATGCTGCTACAGGTCTGAGAATTCCGTTGTTAAAAGTGACACTACCTATTGGGATCAGCTTTTATACCTTTCAAATATTAAGCTATACCATTGATGTGTATTTAAAAAACACGAAGGCACAGAAGAGTTTTGTAGCATTGGCCACTTATGTGGCTTTTTTTCCACAGCTAATTGCTGGTCCCATTGTAAGATACGTTGACATCGTCCAAGCCCTTGAACATAGGGAGCACAGTATGGCATATATTCGAGGGGGGATTCGAAGGTTTTTACTGGGTATTTCTAAGAAAGTTCTTATTGCCAATACATTGGGAGCGTTATGTAGCATTTTTATCAATTCTCCAGAAAGAAATATATTGTTCTACTGGCTCTATGCAGTGGCTTTTACCCTACAGATCTACTTCGACTTTTCTGGATACAGTGATATGGCAATTGGTCTGGGTAAACTTTTTGGTTTTGACTTTCTAGAGAATTTTGATTATCCTTTCATATCGAAAAGCATCACTGAATTTTGGCGTAGATGGCATATGTCCTTAGGAACTTGGTTTAGAGATTATCTATATATTCCTTTGGGTGGCAACCGTGTCGGAAAGCTACGATGGCTATTCAATATCCTTTTTGTATGGTTAATGACAGGGCTATGGCATGGGGCGGCGTGGAATTTTGTTATTTGGGGCGTATTGTTTGCCATATTATTAATGGTAGAAAAACTATGGCTCGGTAATATTCTAGAAAAAATACCGAATTTCTTTTCTCATATATACGTGATGCTACTTGTAATCATCAGCTTCGTTATATTTGATGCGCCTGCTTTGAGTGTAGCAGTGGAACGAATTCGCTCTATGTTGGGGATGAACGGTCTACCTCTTGCTGGTATACAGTCCTTCTATTACCTCAAAAGCTATGGCATGGTATTGGCTGTGGCCATGGTAGGAAGCACAGATTTGCCTAAAAGAATTGTAAATCGCATGGGTAAATCAACTGCAGGGCAAATGGTACTGAGCATAGGAGAGCCGATTTTGTATATAGGGTTACTCCTATTGACAACAGCATATCTGATCGATGCTTCGTTTAATCCATTTCTATATTTCAGGTTCTAAGGAGGGCGTATGTATGAAGGAGAAATTAATGAATCGGGTTGTAGTTATTTCAGTGGGATTAATTTGGTTCGCATTCGTACTCCTTTCTTGGATGACGCCAGCTAGTAAAATGTCCATCAATGAAAGACGAAAATTGACTCAATTCCCTAAGTTGACTGTCAGAAGTTTGATTACAGCAGATTTTATGGAGGATTTCGAAAAATATGCGAAGGACCAATTTCCAAACCGCTTTTTATTTCGCAAAATCAAAGCCTATACCAGATTTTATCTATTCAGACAGATGGATAACAACGATATCTATATGAAGGATGGTTATGCTGTAAAGCTGGAATATCCATTGAATGAAGCCTCTGTTCAACAGGCAGGAGATAAATTTCAATATCTTTATGAAAAATATATGAAGGAGCACGATATCAAAGCTTATCTGACCATTATTCCAGATAAGGGATATTTTTTATCGGAGGCAAATGGATATCCTTCCATGGACTACAATAAGCTTTTTAAAATAATGGAGGAGCGTACAGACTTTGCAGAGCATATCTCTATCGCAGAGATTCTTGAAATCGACGACTATTACAAAACAGATACTCATTGGAAACAGGAAAATTTGGAGAAGGTAGCGGATAGAATCGGGAATGCATTGGGAATTGAAAGGAACGAAGAAGCATACAAAATAGTGGAAGTAGAATCACCTTTCTATGGTGTTTATTATGGGCATTCCGCTCTGCCTATGAAACCGGATAAGTTGAGGTACCTTACAAATTCTGCCATTAAGGGCAGTACCGTATATAATGAAGAGACTAAAAAAACTACTTCGGTATACGATCTAGAGAAAATTCAAGGAAATGATCCTTACGATGTGTATTTATCTGGAGCAGCAGCACTTTTGAACATCGATAATCCCAAGGCAACAACAAATAAAGAATTGATCATATTCAGGGACTCCTTCGGAAGCAGTATTGCGCCACTTTTATTGGAGGGATATTCCAAGGTAACCTTGATTGATATTCGTTACATTGCAAGTGACTTAATCGGTGATTACGTAACATTTAAGGATCAGGACGTGCTCTTTATCTACAACACTGCCATCTTAAACTCTAGTTCCATGTTAAAATAATAAAACTTATAAAAAGGCAGATCCCTTGGTTTTTATCAATGGATCTGCCTTTTTATGCGATCAGTACAATACCTAAGATCACCAGCATCGCACCAATGATTTTAGTAATGGTAATTTGCTCACCCAGCAAGTATGCTGCAGTAATTAAAGTGACTACTGGAGATGCGGACATAACCATCGTAACAAGAGAGACGTTGCCTTTTTTTATGGCAGCATAGTAGGCAATATCTCCAACTAAAGTTGAAAAAATGGCTTCCAGCCCTATGAATAATAACCCATAAATCGTAATATCTTTAAATTTTATAATGGGATGACCTGAGCTGGTATAGAGTGCAATGATTCCTGAGGTAATAAAGCTTCTCAACACTAAACCTGTAAAGGGATCGATATTTTTCAAACCTATTTTTGCAAAAACAGGAGCAATTCCCCAGCAAACCATACCGATCAGTGATAATAAGATGACCATTCATTTACTCCTCCTGTATGTAAAACTCTGATGCTAGCCTTACGAGCTTTTTATTAATTTATGCGAAGAAAAAATCTTTTATCACCAAACAAAAGACTTGAAGAATACTTTGTTGAAATTTCCTTCCTAAATTAACCTGAATATTGAAGGTTCATATGATCCAAAATATCGTAAGGAGGTGTTTTTGTGAGAAGATTATATATCTTTTTTTTAATGCTCGTTATCAGTATTACTTCTGTTTCTTGCAGTTCTGAGAAACCGCTAGAAAAGGAACCTGAAGAAAATGAAAATAAAGCATCCCAATATACAGCTCGATATACGCCCATAAAACCCAATACTGAAAATGAGCCTGCTAAGAATGGCGGACTCAATGCCAAAACAAATTCTGGACCCATCTCTGTCCTGCCTTGGGAAGATGATATAGATTTCCAAGAGTCATTGGTCAAAAACAACACACCAATCTTAATGGGGGCATTTCGTACCATTCTATTAGATCCATTGCCTGGTGAGGAGTACAATGTTCATCTTGCAGCTCGAACACTTTCAGGAACAGTTATTCAGCCGGGAGAAACTTTTTCTCAAAACCAGAGGATTGGACCATATACCAAGGCGAGAGGATATCAAGAAGGTCCTACCTATATAGGTGGAAAAGTGACGACAACAGAAGGGGGCGGCGTATGTAAAATTGCTTCAACCTTGTACAATGTAGCAATATTAAGTGATTTGCAGATTGTAGAGAGACATA
Above is a genomic segment from Alkaliphilus oremlandii OhILAs containing:
- a CDS encoding VanW family protein, which produces MRRLYIFFLMLVISITSVSCSSEKPLEKEPEENENKASQYTARYTPIKPNTENEPAKNGGLNAKTNSGPISVLPWEDDIDFQESLVKNNTPILMGAFRTILLDPLPGEEYNVHLAARTLSGTVIQPGETFSQNQRIGPYTKARGYQEGPTYIGGKVTTTEGGGVCKIASTLYNVAILSDLQIVERHNHGMPVPYVPYGQDATVAYGAKDIRFKNNTDSPILIWSVGIDNTLYIGFYGSKKSPKVEWHHETLYITEAPKIYNTNPELPQGTEKMVVEGMDGGAVESWVTILREDGTQEKKQLGKSIYKPMPYVYEKN
- a CDS encoding EamA family transporter produces the protein MVILLSLIGMVCWGIAPVFAKIGLKNIDPFTGLVLRSFITSGIIALYTSSGHPIIKFKDITIYGLLFIGLEAIFSTLVGDIAYYAAIKKGNVSLVTMVMSASPVVTLITAAYLLGEQITITKIIGAMLVILGIVLIA
- a CDS encoding DHHW family protein, coding for MKEKLMNRVVVISVGLIWFAFVLLSWMTPASKMSINERRKLTQFPKLTVRSLITADFMEDFEKYAKDQFPNRFLFRKIKAYTRFYLFRQMDNNDIYMKDGYAVKLEYPLNEASVQQAGDKFQYLYEKYMKEHDIKAYLTIIPDKGYFLSEANGYPSMDYNKLFKIMEERTDFAEHISIAEILEIDDYYKTDTHWKQENLEKVADRIGNALGIERNEEAYKIVEVESPFYGVYYGHSALPMKPDKLRYLTNSAIKGSTVYNEETKKTTSVYDLEKIQGNDPYDVYLSGAAALLNIDNPKATTNKELIIFRDSFGSSIAPLLLEGYSKVTLIDIRYIASDLIGDYVTFKDQDVLFIYNTAILNSSSMLK
- a CDS encoding MBOAT family O-acyltransferase, with the translated sequence MVFSSITFLYYFLPIVIVIYSISPRRYKNGILLVASLIFYGWGEPKYILFMGISILVNYILGLLIEKYSDSLWGKIYLITSVVFSLGMLGYFKYADFFIENINAATGLRIPLLKVTLPIGISFYTFQILSYTIDVYLKNTKAQKSFVALATYVAFFPQLIAGPIVRYVDIVQALEHREHSMAYIRGGIRRFLLGISKKVLIANTLGALCSIFINSPERNILFYWLYAVAFTLQIYFDFSGYSDMAIGLGKLFGFDFLENFDYPFISKSITEFWRRWHMSLGTWFRDYLYIPLGGNRVGKLRWLFNILFVWLMTGLWHGAAWNFVIWGVLFAILLMVEKLWLGNILEKIPNFFSHIYVMLLVIISFVIFDAPALSVAVERIRSMLGMNGLPLAGIQSFYYLKSYGMVLAVAMVGSTDLPKRIVNRMGKSTAGQMVLSIGEPILYIGLLLLTTAYLIDASFNPFLYFRF